ATGGTGTTTATGTGCAATCTGTAGAAAGTGGTTGTGCCGCAGATCAGGCAGGAATTAGCTCTGGAGATGTTATTTTATCTTTCGATGGAACTGAAATCAACAGCAAATCTAGACTAATTGAGCTAATTGCTGAAAAAAGTCCGGGAGATAAAGTATTAATAAAAGTTGACCAAAAAGGAAAAATAATAACAAAAACCTTGGAATTATTGAATAGCAGAGACGAATCCAAGCTCATAAAAAAAGAAGATTTTAAAGCTACTACTTTTTTAGGTGCAACATTTAAAAATACAGAGCAAAAAATATTAAATAAGCTAAATTTAAAATATGGTGTTCAAATAGAATCTATTTCTAATGGACCATTGAAAAACGCTGGTATTCAAGAAGGTTTTATCATAACAAAAATTGACAAAACAGACATTAAAACCATTCAAGATATTGAGCATACACTAAGCGGTAAAAAAGGTGGCGTTTTAATTGAAGGCTACTATCCAAACGGAATGCGAGCGTATTACGGGTTTGGGTTGTAAAAAATTTTTTAATATAGCTACATAACTCGACAAGCATTAATATGCTTTTTTTGAACCATTAAGGAGTTAAGGAACATTAAGAAATTTAATTATTCCTAATTTTTTTGCGAAGCGAATGCCGTCTTGCAACTTGTTGAATATCAGCGACTTACACAGAACCACCGCTACATAAATCTTTTGCCACACATAACCATCTGATTATCAAGGAGTTATGAAATAGTTTTTAGTGCTTAGTGTTGAGTTTTTAGTTGGGGCTCGCTACCGCTCGCTTGACAGGGGTCGGCGACTTGTATATACCTGAGTATCAAAGAATTACGCGGGCTGAAAATCCAAAATCTAAAATTCTCAAATCCGAAATCAGATAAGGGATTTATCCCAAAAATTTAACATTTAATCAGCTGTTGAAAGGGTCGCGGTAGGTCACAGCGGCGAGGGCGCGGCGGCACAAAGTGCTGATAATCAGACAATTAGAGGTCGCCGCCCGTCATACTTTATCGCCACACTTGACCACCTAAAATATTGATACTTAAACAATTATAAAATAATTTAATAAAATCTCAAAAATCTATTAAATTATCCTTTACCGTTGCTTTTAAGCAACGGCTATGAAGAGATAAAATATAATGGGATTTATCCCAAATTTTAGCACTCAATCAGCTGTTGAAAATCCATAAGAGGAATGATGGCTCCCTTTTTGTTTATTATTGTTCATTGGGTTAAAACCCTATTGTTTTTATTTTTATTGCCGTCAGTTAAAACTGACGGCAATAAAAAGCAATAAACAGCAATAAAAAAGAAGCAAATTTTTAAACTTTTGTAATGATAATAATTTTTTGAATTAAGAATTTTTTCAAAGAATATACAATTGTTTTGCAAGCATATTTTAAAATAGTGTAAATTTGAATAAATTTTCACATTGTGGGACAATTAAAAAAACTTGCAGGGCAAACAGCTATTTATGGCATCAGCAGCGTTGTTGGTCGCCTGCTTAATTATTTACTTGTTCCGCTATACAGCTATGTTTTTTTACCCGAAGAATCTGCTGTATATGTTGAAATGTACGCATACGTAGCTTTTTTCATTGTCATTCTTACTTACGGCATGGAAACAGCTTTTTTCAATTTCAACCAAAAAGAAAAAAACAAAAAACTTGTTTACAACACAACTTTAATTTCGCTATTTACTACAAGTGCTGTTTTTATTGCTTTTTCGTTAATTTTTGCTCAGCCAATAGCAAACATGCTGAGATATGGAGAAAATCCTGAATATATCCGTTATTTCACATTAATTGTTGGCTTAGATGCTTTTACAAGCATTCCATTCGCAAAATTAAGAGCAGAAAACAGAGCTTTACGCTTTGCAATAATAAAATTGATAAACATAATTATAAATATTTCTCTAAATCTATTGCTAATTTTATGGGTGCCTTATGCTTACAACAAATACTCATGGGGTCCCGAATACTTATCTTTTATCAGCGATGGAGAGCCAAAAATAGGATATATATTTGTTTCAAACTTAGTTGCATCGCTAGTTACATTCATATTGCTAATTCCGGATTTTTTCATAAAAAAAGCTCAATTCTCGTTTAAGCTACTTAAAAAAATGCTAAACTATTCTTTTCCATTGCTAATATTGGGTTTAGCTGGCGTAGCAAACGAAAGCATTGATAGAATTTTATTAAAATACATACTCCCTCCCGACCAAGCAATGTATCAGTTGGGAATTTACGGAATGTGCTTCAAAATAGCAATTGTAATGTCTATTTTTGTGCAAGCTTTTCGCTATGCAGCAGAACCATTTTTCTTTTCCAAGCAAAAAGACAGCGATGCCAAAGAAACGTATGCGGACATCATGAAGTATTTTGTGATAATAATGACATTCATGTTTTTAGCTATAATTCTATACATGGACATTGTCAAGTATTTTATTGGCAGCAATTATCACAGCGGGCTAAAAATTGTACCAATGCTTCTGTATAGCCATATTTTCCTTGGTGTTTTTTATAATTTAAGTATTTGGTACAAATTAACCGGGCAAACTCGATTTGGAGCATACATAAGCCTTACAGGGACAGCTATTTCTGTAGGAATGAATGTTCTTCTTATTCCAAAAATAGGATATATGGGTAGCATGTGGGCAAACTTCACTTGCTATGCTGTGATGATGACAATTTCATATTTCCTCGGACAAAAATATTATCCTGTTAAATACGACTTGAAAGCTATTTTTACTTACATGATTATAAGCGTTATAATATATTTTATAGCTGATTTCGCCTACAGATATTGGTTTGCAGACAGCATGGTGTATCGGCTAACTTTTGGCTCTGTTTTATTACTTGTTTACGGACTTTTAATCCTTTATTCAGAGCCAAATTTAAGAAAGTTGATTTTAAAAAAATGATTTTAAAAAGTAAAGATTTTAGCATAAACATGGCAGATTTATTCAATTTCATTAAATTCGCAAAAAAATAATATGGCAAAAATAGACATATCTGTTCCAAAAGGCACGCGAGATTTTGACCCTTTGCAGATGGGGCGAAGAAACTATATTTTCTCTACATTACGTTCAATATTTGAAAAACATGGATTTCAGCCAATAGAAACGCCCTCGATGGAGCAAACATCTACTCTTTTGGGCAAATATGGCGAAGAAGGAGATCGCTTGATTTTTCGCATACTAAATTCTGGCGATTTCATGAGCAATATTCCTGCAGAAACAGAAAAAAAGAGCAGCGACATTGTGAACTTTATTTCTGAAAAAGGATTAAGATACGACCTAACTGTGCCTTTCGCCAGATTTGTAGTGATGAACAGAAACAACATCACTTTTCCTTTTCGTAGATACCAAATACAACCCGTTTGGCGAGCCGACCGTCCTCAAAAAGGCAGATACAGAGAGTTTTATCAATGTGATGTAGATGTAATTGGCACAAAAAGCCAAATGGAAGAAGCTGGATTGATAGAAATTTTAGACACAGCCTTTGATAAATTTGGTATAAACATCATAATAAAACTAAATAACAGAAAATTATTACAAGGAATAGCCATAGCTGTTGGTGCCGAAGACCGCTTCATTGAATTTACAACTGCCTTAGACAAACTCGACAAAACAGGCTGGGACGGCGTTATAAAAGAATTGGAAACTATTGGCTTTCAAAAGTCTGTGTCTGAAAAACTATCTGAAATAATGAGTTTATCTGGTGATAACAACAGCGTTATTTCTAATTTAAAAAAACATATTGATTCTGAAATTGGGAAGCAAGGCATTCAAGAAATGGAAGAGCTTTTTGATTATATAAGTGTTCTCAACTTGAAATCAGAAGTTAAATTCGATATTAGTTTAGCTCGTGGATTAAATTATTACACGGGAGCTATTTTTGAAGTTGTCGCAAAAGACGTTGAAATGGGTAGTATAAGTGGCGGAGGCAGATACGACAACCTTACCGGCGTTTTTGGATTGCCTGACACTTCTGGAGTTGGCGTTTCTTTTGGGGCTGACAGAATTTACGATGTAATGCTAACATTAAATTTATTTCCAGCCAACCTCAATCGCTCTGCAGATTTACTTCTAATAAACTTTGACAAAACCTCAGAAAAAGATTTAATTCCAATTGCCAAACAACTTCGCAAAAACGGCATTGCATGCGTTATTTACCCCGAAGCGGCTAAATTAAAAAAACAATTTTCTTACGCAGACGCTTACAATTTCCCATACGTGCTTATTCGCGGAGATGAAGAAAAAAAAGAAGGCTTGGTAAATATTAAAAATATGATAAATGGAAAGCAAGTGCAAATAAAAATTGAAGAATTATTAAACTGCACATTGCAAAAAATTGAGGAGCTAACTAAATAATTTCTAACATTCAATAAATAAAGCTAAATGAGAATACTAATTACTGGATCGGGAGGAAGGGAGCACGCTCTTGCATGGCGACTTTCGCAAGATGAAGGGAAAGAAAATATTTTTATTGCACCCGGAAACGCTGGCACTGCAAGTTGCGGAACAAATATAAATTGCTCATACAACGACTTTGAGAATTTGAGCCAAATTATTGAAGATTTAAAAATAGAAATGCTCGTTGTTGGACCAGAAGAACCACTTGTAAATGGCTTTTCAGATTATTTAAAAAATAAAAAACAATTTAAAGACCTTATCATAATTGGACCCAACGCAAAAGGAGCCACTCTTGAAGGAAGCAAGGATTTTGCAAAAAACTTCATGATTAGGCACAATATTCCTACGGCAAAATTTAAAACATTTAATCATACACAAAAAGAAGAAGCTATCTCTTTTATCAAAAGTCAAAACGGACCTTATGTTTTAAAAGCTAACGGACTTGCTGCGGGCAAAGGTGTAATTATTACAAGCTCTACAAACGAAGCTATAAGCCATATTTCGTCCGTTTTTGAAAACAATATTTTTGGAGATGCAGGAAAAACCATTGTGATAGAGCAATATCTTGATGGAATTGAAATGTCGGCTTTTGTGCTTACTGACGGAAAAGACTATGTTTTATTGCCAAACGCAAAAGATTATAAACGTATTGGCGATGGAGACACAGGACCAAACACCGGCGGCATGGGGACAGTTTCCCCTGTTCCTTTTGCTACAAAAGAATTTATGCAAAAAGTTGAGAATGAAATCATCAAACCAACTATTTCCGGATTGAAAAAAGAAAGCATAGATTATTGTGGATTTATCTTTTTTGGATTAATGAATGTTGCTGGAAATCCATATTTGATTGAATATAATGTAAGAATGGGCGACCCCGAAACACAAGTAATAATGCCACGCATAGGCGGCTCTCTTAGCAAAATATTAGAAGCAACTTTTAAAAATTCCCTGCAAAACATAAAAGTTGAAATATTACCAGAAACCACATTAGCTGTTGTTATTGCATCAGAAGGCTATCCCGCCGCCTATTCAAAAGGAAAAAAGATAAATATTCAATCCGCAAATTCAATTATTTTCCATGCAGGAACTGCACTAGCTGACAACAACATTGTTACTTCAGGCGGAAGAGTTTTGGCTGCAATTGGAACAGGGAAATCAATCAACGAAGCAAGGAATAACGCTTACAACATTGTTGACAAAATCGATTTTGACGGAAAAACATACAGAAAAGATATTGGCTTAGACCTTTTAAAATATGAAACCATTTAACGCTGAAAAAACGATTTATTCAAGATTTAAACTATTTTTTATACTGTTTTGTATAACTCTAGCTGTTTTTTTGATTTTTAAAAGCAGCAAAAGTTCCATTTTCAGCTTAAACACATTGCTAGGCGGAATAATAAAAATTAATATTTCTCTACCCTTTAGTGTTATTGCTATTTCTAGACTTGTGCTTATTATTATTTCGTCTTTCATAGCAAAATCAATTGCAGTAAAAATTTTTAAATTTCCTTCAAAAGATTATTTCGTATTTGTTTTAATTTCTCTCTCTCATTTTTTCATAAAAGACTGGAATGTAGGATTAACAGTAGCAATTTACTGGACATATTTTGTAATTATGGTACATAATCTTTTTTTGGAAGAAAGTCTATTGCCATCATATAGAAAAACTCTTAACACAGCCTTATTAGGTGGAATATTACTATTAAATGGACCCTTTGTTTTGCTGTTTTTTATTGCCGGAATTGTAATTATGATTTCATACCAATATTTTTCTTGCCGAAGGCTAATTATTTGGCTTATAGGATATATTTTCCCGCTTTTTTTAGTGTTTTTTTGGTGTTTTTTGCAAGATAAAACAAATATAATTTTTGAAAATTTCAAAACTATTTTCGTCAAAAAAGAATATTTCCAATTCGCTTTTGAAAAAATTTATTTCTTACACATAATATCTTTAATTATCCTTATAGGCATTGTTTTAATCAAATTAAAAAACAGCAAAATCAGTGAGCGAAAAGCTTTTCTCACTCTAATAATTACGTCAATAGTATTATTGCTAGGAATTTTCACTTCAACTTTTAACTGTTTATTATTATTGCATATTTACAGCTTATTATTAGCATTTTTTTGGGCTAGAGCCTTGCATAAATCACAAACTAGAGTAACTTTTATTATTATTTTAATAATTCCTTTTATTTTTCCAATATTAAGTTTTTTCTTTTAAAATAAAATGGCAGAATTATTACATCACTACAGCGATTTAACTCCAGAAGCGGGCTGCGACGAAGCCGGACGAGGTTGCTTGGCTGGACCTGTAACTGCTGCTGCTGTAATTTTACCGCCCGATTTCACACATCCAATGCTTAATGATTCAAAAAAATTAAGCGAAAAAAAAAGATTTCAATTAAAAGAAATTATAGAAAAAGAAGCTCTCGATTGGGCTGTAGCGTTTGTAAGCCCTTCTGAAATTGACGAAATAAATATTTTAAACGCATCTATAAAAGCAATGCACTTGGCGATAGCTGCTCTGAAAACAACACCAAAATACATAATAATAGACGGAAACCGCTTTAAACAATATAAAAACATACCTTTTTCAACCATTGTAAAAGGAGACGGAAAATACATGAGCATTGCTGCCGCAAGTATCATTGCAAAAACGCATAGAGACATATTTATGGAAGATTTGCATTTGAAATTTCCGCAATATAAATGGAACGAGAACAAAGGCTATCCGTCATTGGCTCACCGACAAGCAATTTTAAAGTTCGGAAGAACTGAAATACACAGAAAAAGTTTTAAATTAAATATGCAAACAAAACTTTCTTTTTAGTTTTTTCAAAAAATTTGCGTAAGTTTGTTAAAAAAACAAATTATGAGCAATATTAAAGAATACATTGAAAGCAACAAAGAAAGATTTTTAAATGAATTATTTGATCTTATCCGCATTCCATCTATTTCTAGCGAGTCATCTCACAAAGACGATATGATTAAAGCTGCAGAATATTGGAAACAAGCTATTTTGAATGCTGGAGCCGATTTCGCAGAAGTTTGCCCTACCAAAGGCAATCCTGTGGTTTACGGAGAAAAAATAATTGATAAAAACTACCCCACTGTTATTGTTTACGCTCATTACGACGTAATGCCTGTTGACCCTGTTTCTGAGTGGAAAACTGATCCTTTTGAACCTCAAATTATTGACGGCAAAATCTATGCACGCGGCGCTGACGACGACAAAGGTCAAGGTTTTATGCACGCAAAAGCTTTTGAATATTTAGTGAAAAACAATTTGCTAAAATGTAATGTTAAATTTATGATTGAGGGTGAAGAGGAAATTGGCAGCCCATCAATGTATGAGTGGTGCAAAAACAATAAAGAAAGACTAAAAGGAGATATTATTTTAGTTTCCGACACTAGCATGATTGGCAAAGACATTCCAAGCATCACTGTTGGTCTGCGAGGACTTACCTATCTGCAAATAGAACTCACAGGTCCAAACCGCGATTTGCATTCTGGACTTTTTGGCGGAGCAGTTGCAAACCCAATAAATATGCTATCAAAATTAATCGCTTCTCTTATTGATGACAACGGAAAAATTACTATCCCCGGATTTTACGATGACGTGGACGTTGTTTCTGCTGCAGAGCGCGAAGCATTAAACAAAGCACCTTTCAATATTGAAGATTACAAAAAAGCAATTGATATAAACGAGGTTTTTGGTGAAAAAGGATATACTACTTTGGAAAGAACCGGCATCAGACCAACATTAGACATTTGTGGAATTTGGGGCGGCTACACCGGCGAAGGTTCTAAAACAGTATTGCCATCAAAAGCATACGCAAAGCTGTCATCACGATTAGTTCCACACCAAAACCACGTAAAAGTTGCTGAACTTATAAAAAATCATTTAGAAAAAATTGCACATCCAGCAACTAAAATTAAAGTTGACATTTTGCATGGTGGTCAACCTTACGTTATGCCTATTGACGGAAAAGCATACAAAGCTGCTGATGCTGCTCTTACTGAAGTTTATGGCAAAAAACCAATTCCTTCACGCAGCGGCGGAAGTATTCCAATTATAGCGGGATTTGAAGAAATTCTTGGCGTAAAAGCATTGCTTATGGGCTTTGGACTTGAAGAAGACGCAATACATTCTCCAAACGAAAATTTCAGAGTAGAAAATTTCCTTAAAGGGATTGAATCTATTATTCATTTTTACTTAAATTTTCAAAAAGAAGAAATTAGCTAGTTCTTTTATTTAAAAAAATGTATTAATTTTATCTCTCAAACGCAAAAGGTTATGATATACGATTTAGGCAAAAATAATTCAATTGTCAATCAATTTGTAAGCGAACTTAGAGACGCAGAAGTTCAAAAAGATAGTATGCGGTTCAGAAGAAATCTAGAGCGGCTGGGAGAAATTTTTGCATACGAAATAAGTAAGAAAATAAGTTATAAGCAAAAAAACATTGTAACTCCACTTGGTGAATTGGATATGCCTGTTATTGAATGTTGGCCCGTTTTAGCCACAATATTAAGAGCTGGGCTGCCTTTTCACCAAGGTTTTTTAAACATCTTTGACAAGTCTGAAAGTGCTTTTATTTCGGCATATCGCAAGCACCACAAAGACGGAAGCTTTACAATTCAAGTTGAATATGTAAGCTGCCCAAATATTGAAGAAAAAACCCTTATAGTAATAGACCCAATGCTAGCCACAGGCTCTTCGCTTGTACTTGCAATAAAAGAACTATTTCAATTTGGAATGCCTAAAAATATTCATATTGCTACTGCCATAGCCAGCTCACAAGGAATTGACTATGTTAGAAAACATTTGCCTCATCAAAAAACTGACCTTTGGGTTGCAGCTATTGACGAAGAATTAACCGCTCAAGCATATATAGTTCCTGGACTTGGAGATGCAGGAGACCTTTCTTTTGGCAATAAAGAATGAAAAATTTTTATATTGTTTTCTTATTTATTTTTAATTGAAATTTTTAATTGTGTATTTTTGTATTCTAATGAAATTTAAGCATTAGTTTTTAATTTTTTATTAGCTGCAAAATGGATCTAAAAATTACAAACGAAAATATAAATATTGCGATACAATCCATTCGCAGTCACATGCTTAGAACAACTCTAACCATTTTAATAATTGCTTTCGGAATAATGGCTCTAACAAGCATTTTAACATCTATTGAGTCAATAAAATCATCTTTAAGAGAGAATTTTTCAATGATGGGAAGCAATACTTTCACAATTTCAAAATATCGAATTAGTGGCAGCAGAAATTCTCATGGAAAGCGCATTGAATCTGAACCTGTTTCATGGGAACAAGCTAATGAATTCAAAAATAGATATAAAATTCCATCAAAAGTTTCTATTTTTTTACACACATCAGGAGCTTCTACAATAAAAAGAGAGCTTTATAAAACCAATCCTAATATTGCGATAATGGGAATTGATGAAAATTATTTAGTTACAAGTGGACAGGAAATTGGCTTGGGACGTAGTTTTTCAAAAAACGAGATTGACAACTGCAAAAATGTAACAATTATTGGTAGCGAAATTAAAGAAAAACTATTCCCTTCTGGCGAAAATCCGCTTGGCAAGCAAATAACCATTGGCTCTAAACATTTTATAGTTGTTGGAATTATGAAGCAAAAAGGCAGTAGCTTTGGCTTTTCTGGAGATAATTCATGTTTGATTCCTGTTACTGTAGCAAGACAATTTGGTGGCTCTAATTCATCTTTTAACATAAATGTAATGCCATCAGATGTTAATATGCTCAGTTACGCCACAGATGAAGCAACAGGGCTTTTCAGAACAATTCGCAAACAAAGTGCAAAAGACGAAAATAATTTCGAAATTCGCAAAAGCGATAACTTAGCAAACACATTAATTGAAAATATAAAATTTATAACAATTGCTGCAACTATTATCGGGCTTATTACTCTCTTGGGCGCATCAATTGGGTTAATGAATATTATGCTTGTAAGTGTTTCGGAAAGGAAAAGAGAAATCGGCGTTAGAAAAGCTATGGGAGCCACAAGCAAAGCCATTCACAATCAATTTTTAATAGAAAGCATCGTTATTGGTCAAATTGGTGGAATTGTTGGCGTTTTACTAGGCGTGCTTGCTGGAAATATAATAAGCATAATACTTAAAAGTTCCTTTATTATTCCTTGGGGTTGGATACTTTTAGGTATTTTTCTAACATTAATTGTCGGCATTCTTTCGGGGCTAATTCCCGCATCCAAAGCTGCCAAGCTAGACCCAATAGAATCTTTAAGATATGAATAAAAGTATTAAAAACATATTGTTTTCTGTTTTAATAGCTTCTATTTTAGCGAGTTGCAGCACAACTAAGTTAAATCCTCAAAAAACATTTCTTGTAAAAAACGAGCTTGAAATTGACGATTCAAGATTAGATGAATACGACATAAACGGACTTATACGGCAAAAACCTAACCGAAAGTTTTTGGTTTTCCGCATACACACAGGTGTTTATAATATGGGTGCATCTATGAAAGACCGTACATCAATTAAAGAAGATAAAATCAGAAAGAAAATCCAAAAGAAAAAAGAACGTCGTCCTGATAAATACATAAATGAACAAAAAGAATTAGCAAAAGCCAATAGAGGTCTGAGAAATTGGCTAATGAATACTATTGGCGAAGAACCTGTTTTTCTAGATACAATTCTTACAAAACAAAGCAATAAACAAATTGACTTGTATTGCAAAAAAAATGGCTTTTTCAATGCTCAAGTAAGTGATTCTGTAAAATATTTTAAGAAAAACAAGAAAGCAAAAGTAAAATATAAAATAATTGCTGGACAGCCCTACACCATTAATAAAATAGACTTTATTTCAAGCGACCCAAACATAGAAAAATTTATAAATGAAAGGAATAAGCAGTCTCTAATTAAGGTTGGAAATATTTATAGCGAAGATATTTTAGACAAAGAGCGCTCAAGAATCAACGATGAATTAAAAAATAATGGTTATTATGCTTTTAGCAAGTCATATATTAGATACGAGGCAGACTCTACATTAGGCAATAATACTATAAATTTAAAATTGATTGTTAACCGCCCTTACGAAACAGTTAATGGTAAAACGGAATTTGTAAACCATAAAGTTTATAAAATAAATAAATTATTTGCAATTACCGACTATTCAGTTTTAGACAGCAAAAACGAAAGCTATGACACTTTAGCTTACGTAAAACATTCTAAAAAAAGAATATCTCAAGACACCTTGTTTTTACTAAGCAAAGGCAAATCCAGAATTAAACCAAAAGTAATTGCACGAAAAACATTTATAAAACCAAAACAAGTTTTTAGCCTAAAGCAAACAAACAAAACACAAGAAGAATTAAGCAACTTAAACATTTTTAAATATATAAACATAAGATTTGTTGCTGATTCTTCAACCAACAAAAACGATAAAACAAATAAATTAGACGCTTACATTGAACTAAATCAAACAACAGTAAACTCTATAAATGTGGAAGTAGAAGCCACAAACTCCTCTGGAAACCTAGGAACAGCAGGCAATTTAGTTTATAAAAACAAAAATCTTTTTAGAGGTGCTGAGCTATTTAATTTTAGAATAAGAGGAGGTTTGGAATTGCAACAAACGATTTTTGAGAAAAATTATGATATTATAAATGGTTTGCCATTTAACTCAGCAGAAATAAGCACTGAAGCTGGAATTAAAGCTCCATTAAACAACAATTTATTTGTTCAAAGCTCCAGATCAATGATGAATTATTCGCTTGGTTTTAATTATCAGCTCAGACCCGATTACGAAAGATATATCAGCCATGCAAAAGTAATGCTTGAATGGAAAGAATCGCCGGAAGGAATTGTTCAGGCTTATAAACAAATAAACCTTGTTCGTATTATACCTGATTCACTGTTTGCAGCGCGAATTGCTCAATTCTCAAAGAAAATTCGTTATAGCTACGAAGACCACTTTATACCTGGGTTTGGGCTTACTTATACAAGAAGAGATCAGCCATTAAGGAAAAACAAATCGCATACTTTCCAAAAATATGCTTTTGAACAAGCTGGCTTTTTCTATTGGATTGGAAATGGCTTTAATAATGCAAAAGAAGGCGAAATATACAAAGTTTTAGGCATCAACTACTCTCAATATTTTAAAATAGACATAGATTTTCGCTACTACAAACCTTGGCTAAATCAAACAACTTTTGTTCAACGTGTTTTTATAGGCATTGGATTCCCTTATGGGAACAGCGTTTTGATGCCTTTTGAAAAAAGCTATTCTGCTTCTGGCTCCAATGATATTAGAGCTTGGAAATATCGTGCCTTAGGTCCTGGAAGTCATGCTAGCACTGATTTTTTTGACAAAAGTGGCGACATAAGCCTTGTTTTAAACACAGAATATCGTTTTCCAATTTTCAGTTGGTTCAATGGCGCTTTATT
This is a stretch of genomic DNA from Bacteroidales bacterium. It encodes these proteins:
- a CDS encoding BamA/TamA family outer membrane protein; the protein is MNKSIKNILFSVLIASILASCSTTKLNPQKTFLVKNELEIDDSRLDEYDINGLIRQKPNRKFLVFRIHTGVYNMGASMKDRTSIKEDKIRKKIQKKKERRPDKYINEQKELAKANRGLRNWLMNTIGEEPVFLDTILTKQSNKQIDLYCKKNGFFNAQVSDSVKYFKKNKKAKVKYKIIAGQPYTINKIDFISSDPNIEKFINERNKQSLIKVGNIYSEDILDKERSRINDELKNNGYYAFSKSYIRYEADSTLGNNTINLKLIVNRPYETVNGKTEFVNHKVYKINKLFAITDYSVLDSKNESYDTLAYVKHSKKRISQDTLFLLSKGKSRIKPKVIARKTFIKPKQVFSLKQTNKTQEELSNLNIFKYINIRFVADSSTNKNDKTNKLDAYIELNQTTVNSINVEVEATNSSGNLGTAGNLVYKNKNLFRGAELFNFRIRGGLELQQTIFEKNYDIINGLPFNSAEISTEAGIKAPLNNNLFVQSSRSMMNYSLGFNYQLRPDYERYISHAKVMLEWKESPEGIVQAYKQINLVRIIPDSLFAARIAQFSKKIRYSYEDHFIPGFGLTYTRRDQPLRKNKSHTFQKYAFEQAGFFYWIGNGFNNAKEGEIYKVLGINYSQYFKIDIDFRYYKPWLNQTTFVQRVFIGIGFPYGNSVLMPFEKSYSASGSNDIRAWKYRALGPGSHASTDFFDKSGDISLVLNTEYRFPIFSWFNGALFVDAGNVWLKNSSEEFPGGEFLLKKFYKQIGIGTGFGLRLDFSFFVFRIDAAFPLRDPALPENKWIEFNKLFKRTNLNFGIGYPF